From the Cohaesibacter sp. ES.047 genome, one window contains:
- the gcvP gene encoding aminomethyl-transferring glycine dehydrogenase yields the protein MAFQLTDYEAYDFANRRHIGPSPSEMAEMLKVVGFETLDALIDATVPPSIRQKEPLEWGGALTEKDTLHHMRQVASKNKLLTSLIGQGYYGTTTPPVILRNILENPAWYTAYTPYQPEISQGRLEALLNFQTMVSDLTGLEVANASLLDEATAAAEAMTMAKRASKTKANVFFVDENCHPQNIAVIETRAEPLGIEVKIGAPEDLDPSEVFGAIFQYPGTHGHVRDFSDLIASLHENKALGIVIADPLSLALLKAPGEMGADIAVGSTQRFGVPLGYGGPHAAYMACRDAYKRSMPGRIIGVTIDSQGRKAYRLALQTREQHIRREKANSNVCTAQALLAVIASMYAVYHGPDGIKAIAQYVHRRTVRLADGLEKLGFKVEPDVFFDTITVEVGALQGVIMNAAVANGINLRKVGSSKIGISLDEQTRPEVVEAVWKSFGGDLDYGADEYAREEDIAYRLPQANLRESDYLTHPIFHLNRAEAEITRYMRRLADRDLALDRAMIPLGSCTMKLNATIEMIPVTWPEFANLHPFVPDDQALGYKEMIDDLNHKLCLVTGYDAISQQPNSGAQGEYAGLITIRNYQQAQGQGHRNICLIPTSAHGTNPASAHLAGWKVVPVKSADNGDIDLEDFRAKAEQYSDQLAACMITYPSTHGVFEETVQEVCAITHEHGGQVYIDGANMNAMVGLSRPGDIGGDVSHLNLHKTFCIPHGGGGPGMGPIGVKSHLAPYLPGHPERDATIGPVSAAPFGSPSILPVSWAYCLLMGGAGLTQSTKVAILNANYIAESLKDAFDILYTSKTGRVAHECILDTRPLDEACHVTVDDIAKRLMDNGFHAPTMSWPVAGTLMVEPTESEPKAELDRFIASMLDIRREAQDIEDGKIDKDNNPLKNAPHTVRDLVGEWDRPYSRKQGCFPAGAFEVDKYWPPVNRVDNAYGDRNLICTCPPVDAYEEAAE from the coding sequence ATGGCATTCCAACTGACCGACTACGAAGCCTATGATTTTGCCAACCGGCGCCACATCGGCCCGAGCCCGTCGGAAATGGCAGAGATGCTGAAGGTCGTCGGGTTCGAAACGCTGGATGCGCTCATCGATGCCACCGTTCCTCCTTCGATCCGTCAAAAAGAGCCGCTGGAATGGGGCGGTGCACTGACGGAAAAAGACACCCTGCACCACATGCGGCAGGTCGCCTCCAAGAACAAGCTTCTCACCTCGCTGATTGGTCAGGGCTATTATGGCACCACCACGCCGCCGGTGATCCTGAGAAACATCCTTGAAAATCCGGCTTGGTATACGGCCTACACTCCCTACCAGCCCGAAATCAGTCAGGGTCGGCTTGAAGCCTTGCTCAATTTCCAGACCATGGTGTCGGACTTGACCGGTCTGGAGGTCGCCAACGCCTCACTCCTAGACGAAGCAACGGCAGCCGCCGAAGCCATGACCATGGCCAAACGCGCCTCCAAGACCAAGGCCAATGTCTTCTTTGTCGACGAGAATTGCCATCCGCAGAATATCGCCGTGATCGAGACACGGGCAGAGCCACTTGGCATCGAGGTCAAGATCGGCGCACCGGAAGATCTCGACCCCAGCGAAGTATTCGGGGCCATCTTCCAGTATCCCGGCACCCATGGTCATGTGCGCGATTTCTCAGACCTCATCGCGAGCCTGCATGAGAATAAGGCCCTTGGCATCGTCATCGCCGACCCGCTGTCTCTGGCGCTGCTCAAGGCACCGGGCGAGATGGGCGCGGACATCGCCGTCGGCTCCACCCAGCGCTTTGGCGTGCCGCTCGGCTATGGCGGACCACATGCCGCCTATATGGCTTGTCGCGACGCCTACAAGCGCTCCATGCCGGGCCGCATCATTGGCGTGACCATCGACAGTCAGGGCCGCAAGGCCTATCGCCTCGCGCTTCAGACCCGCGAGCAGCATATCCGCCGCGAAAAAGCCAATTCCAACGTCTGCACCGCACAGGCCCTGCTGGCCGTCATTGCCTCGATGTATGCGGTCTACCACGGACCGGACGGCATCAAGGCCATCGCGCAATATGTTCACCGCCGCACCGTCCGCCTCGCAGATGGCCTTGAGAAACTAGGCTTCAAGGTCGAACCGGATGTCTTCTTTGACACCATCACGGTCGAAGTGGGCGCGCTTCAAGGCGTCATCATGAACGCCGCGGTTGCCAACGGCATCAACCTGCGCAAGGTGGGGTCCAGCAAGATCGGCATCAGCCTTGATGAACAGACACGGCCGGAAGTCGTGGAAGCGGTCTGGAAGAGTTTTGGCGGCGATCTTGACTATGGTGCGGACGAATATGCCCGCGAGGAAGACATCGCCTATCGCTTGCCACAGGCCAACCTGCGCGAAAGCGATTATCTCACCCACCCGATTTTTCATCTCAACCGCGCCGAGGCCGAGATCACCCGCTACATGCGCCGCCTCGCCGACCGCGATCTCGCGCTTGACCGGGCGATGATCCCGCTCGGTTCCTGCACGATGAAGCTCAATGCGACCATCGAGATGATCCCGGTGACATGGCCCGAATTTGCCAACCTGCACCCCTTCGTGCCCGACGATCAGGCGCTTGGCTACAAGGAGATGATTGACGATCTCAATCACAAGCTCTGCCTTGTCACCGGTTATGACGCCATCTCTCAGCAGCCCAACTCCGGCGCGCAAGGGGAATATGCGGGCCTCATCACCATCCGCAACTATCAGCAGGCTCAGGGTCAGGGCCACCGCAACATTTGCCTCATTCCGACCTCGGCCCATGGCACCAACCCTGCCTCGGCCCATTTGGCCGGCTGGAAGGTGGTGCCAGTCAAGTCGGCAGACAATGGCGACATCGATCTTGAGGATTTCCGGGCCAAGGCGGAGCAATATTCCGATCAACTCGCCGCCTGCATGATCACCTATCCCTCCACCCACGGGGTGTTCGAGGAGACGGTGCAGGAGGTTTGTGCCATCACCCACGAGCATGGTGGGCAGGTCTATATCGATGGTGCCAACATGAACGCCATGGTGGGGCTGTCCCGGCCCGGTGACATCGGCGGCGACGTCAGCCATCTCAACTTGCACAAGACCTTCTGCATCCCCCATGGCGGTGGCGGACCGGGCATGGGGCCAATTGGCGTCAAATCCCATCTTGCTCCTTATCTTCCCGGCCATCCGGAACGGGACGCGACCATCGGACCGGTTTCGGCGGCGCCCTTCGGCTCTCCTTCGATCCTGCCGGTGAGCTGGGCCTATTGCCTGTTGATGGGTGGCGCTGGCCTCACCCAATCCACCAAGGTGGCGATCCTCAATGCCAACTACATCGCCGAAAGCCTCAAGGATGCCTTTGACATCCTCTACACCTCCAAGACGGGCCGTGTAGCGCATGAGTGCATTCTCGACACCCGCCCCCTCGATGAGGCCTGCCATGTGACCGTGGATGACATCGCCAAGCGCCTGATGGACAATGGCTTCCACGCGCCGACCATGAGCTGGCCGGTGGCGGGCACCCTGATGGTCGAGCCGACCGAGTCCGAACCCAAGGCCGAGCTTGATCGTTTCATCGCCTCGATGCTCGACATTCGTCGCGAAGCGCAGGACATTGAAGACGGCAAGATTGACAAGGACAACAACCCGCTGAAAAATGCGCCTCATACGGTGCGCGATCTGGTTGGCGAATGGGACCGTCCCTACAGCCGCAAGCAGGGATGTTTCCCGGCGGGCGCTTTCGAGGTGGACAAATATTGGCCGCCAGTCAACCGCGTCGACAATGCCTATGGCGACCGCAATCTCATCTGCACCTGCCCACCGGTGGATGCCTACGAAGAGGCAGCTGAATAG